One part of the Anaeromyxobacter sp. Fw109-5 genome encodes these proteins:
- a CDS encoding glycosyltransferase family 4 protein, translating to MRIGVVTEEYYPSLGGIPEHVHNFAREARRLGHTVKIVTSVMPDVAKGAPPPTEAQSSDVLRVGASRPLAQRGAVGRVTGGTGVGAALRDLFARERFDVVHVHAPLSPVLPLLAIHHATGPVVGTFHPGARPGLLFRLARGVLQRYVDRLDATIAVSRAALAPYGDRLGADVRMIPHGVDYDRLSRGRRLRRFDDGKLNVLWLGRVEPRNGLDCMIGAFHRAWRQIDARLIVVGDGPGLARARARLPRELEEDVVFVGRVQDERPDWYATADVFCAPSQAPSAGVTLLEAMAAGKPVLASDVEGYREIVQHGREGEILPATDEAAWARALLRLAREPARGAAYGERGRVTAQRFAWPSVAREVLGVYRAIGVRG from the coding sequence CGAGGAGTACTACCCCAGCCTCGGCGGCATCCCCGAGCACGTCCACAACTTCGCGCGCGAGGCCCGCCGCCTCGGGCACACGGTCAAGATCGTCACGAGCGTGATGCCGGACGTGGCGAAGGGCGCGCCGCCTCCCACGGAAGCCCAGTCCTCTGACGTGCTGCGGGTAGGGGCGAGCCGGCCGCTCGCCCAGCGCGGCGCGGTCGGGCGGGTGACGGGCGGGACGGGCGTGGGGGCAGCCCTGCGCGACCTCTTCGCGCGCGAGCGGTTCGACGTGGTCCACGTGCACGCGCCCCTCTCGCCGGTCCTCCCGCTGCTCGCGATCCACCACGCGACCGGGCCGGTCGTCGGCACCTTCCACCCCGGCGCGCGCCCCGGGCTCCTGTTCCGGCTCGCGCGCGGCGTGCTCCAGCGGTACGTGGATCGGCTGGACGCGACGATCGCCGTGTCGCGGGCCGCGCTGGCGCCTTACGGCGATCGGCTCGGCGCGGACGTCCGGATGATCCCGCACGGCGTGGACTACGACCGGCTCTCGCGCGGACGGAGGCTGCGTCGCTTCGACGACGGCAAGCTGAACGTGCTGTGGCTCGGGCGCGTCGAGCCGCGGAACGGGCTCGACTGCATGATCGGCGCCTTCCACCGGGCCTGGCGGCAGATCGACGCGCGGCTGATCGTGGTCGGCGACGGGCCCGGGCTCGCCCGCGCTCGCGCGCGCCTGCCGCGCGAGCTGGAGGAGGACGTGGTCTTCGTGGGCCGCGTCCAGGACGAGCGGCCGGACTGGTACGCCACGGCCGACGTCTTCTGCGCGCCGTCGCAGGCCCCGAGCGCCGGGGTGACGCTCCTCGAGGCGATGGCGGCCGGCAAGCCGGTCCTCGCCTCCGACGTCGAGGGGTACCGCGAGATCGTGCAGCACGGGCGGGAGGGCGAGATCCTGCCCGCGACCGACGAGGCGGCCTGGGCGCGGGCCCTGCTGCGCCTCGCGCGGGAGCCCGCTCGCGGCGCGGCGTACGGCGAGCGCGGGCGTGTGACCGCGCAGCGGTTCGCCTGGCCGTCCGTCGCGCGCGAGGTGCTCGGGGTGTACCGCGCGATCGGCGTCCGCGGGTGA
- a CDS encoding lysylphosphatidylglycerol synthase transmembrane domain-containing protein: protein MSALWQRLRGIAATPEGRPGRQRLLRLAGLAIIAAFGAVALARVDLREVLRSLASARPEALLLAMGANVLSQWLHAGRWAAVVRPPGVRVRARDAFGPLVAGYAVGVAVPARAGDFVRSHLLARRTGLATTSVLAAAILDYVVGTATLVPLIAGLAFAAPLPPWARQALLAFAVIAGAGLAASWLARPRAGHDASGRGLAGLWARLRAGLGAAHEPRALGKSFAWGLAGWGAELLVAWFSLVSLGLPATLQLAGLLVVATTAANVISLSPGNAGPFEAAAALVVAGVGVAAAPALAFALLYHAAHLAPMFALGAMALVREARDPRRSRLGEGAEPRDASAPGATGN, encoded by the coding sequence GTGTCCGCCCTCTGGCAGCGCCTCCGCGGCATCGCCGCCACGCCCGAAGGGCGCCCCGGACGCCAGCGGCTGCTCCGGCTCGCCGGCCTCGCGATCATCGCGGCGTTCGGCGCCGTGGCGCTCGCGCGGGTCGACCTGCGCGAGGTCCTCCGCAGCCTCGCCTCCGCGCGGCCCGAGGCCTTGCTCCTCGCCATGGGCGCGAACGTGCTGTCGCAGTGGCTGCACGCCGGCCGCTGGGCCGCGGTGGTGCGGCCGCCCGGCGTTCGGGTCCGGGCGCGCGACGCGTTCGGGCCCCTCGTCGCCGGCTACGCGGTCGGCGTCGCCGTGCCGGCGCGCGCCGGCGACTTCGTCCGGTCGCACCTCCTCGCCCGCCGGACCGGCCTCGCCACCACCTCGGTGCTCGCCGCGGCGATCCTCGACTACGTGGTCGGGACGGCCACCCTCGTGCCGCTCATCGCCGGGCTCGCCTTCGCCGCGCCGCTCCCGCCGTGGGCGCGCCAGGCGCTGCTCGCGTTCGCGGTCATCGCAGGAGCGGGGCTCGCCGCCTCGTGGCTCGCGCGGCCGCGCGCCGGTCACGACGCCTCGGGCCGGGGGCTCGCCGGCCTGTGGGCCCGGCTGCGGGCGGGTCTCGGCGCCGCGCACGAGCCGCGCGCCCTCGGCAAGTCGTTCGCGTGGGGGCTCGCCGGGTGGGGGGCGGAGCTCCTCGTGGCCTGGTTCTCGCTGGTGTCGCTCGGCCTGCCGGCGACGCTCCAGCTCGCGGGTCTCCTCGTCGTCGCCACCACGGCCGCGAACGTGATCTCGCTCTCGCCCGGCAACGCCGGTCCGTTCGAGGCCGCCGCCGCGCTCGTGGTGGCCGGCGTGGGCGTCGCCGCCGCGCCGGCGCTCGCGTTCGCGCTCCTCTATCACGCGGCCCACCTCGCCCCGATGTTCGCCCTGGGCGCGATGGCGCTCGTGCGCGAGGCGCGCGATCCCCGCCGATCGCGGCTCGGCGAGGGCGCGGAGCCCCGTGACGCGAGCGCGCCCGGCGCCACCGGGAACTGA
- a CDS encoding exo-beta-N-acetylmuramidase NamZ domain-containing protein: MPRRANARRKAAAPRGAERGRARAAVVRSGLDVLARGRFRALRGRRVGLVCNPTAVTAELVHAADLLHGASGVELAALFGPEHGVRGDAQYMAAVGGERDPRTGVAVHSLYGETPESLKPSPEALDGLDALVFDIQDVGARYYTYQATMMLCMEAAADARVPFVVLDRPNPIGGVLVEGPRLTPGFESFCGLHDLAPRHGMTVAELALLFRAERRLDLELELVACEGWRRERSFRETGLPWVFPSPNMPTPEAALVYPGMCLLEGTNLSEARGTTRPFELFGAPWLDAPRLVADLARERLPGVRFRPASFVPTWDKHTGVRCHGVELFVTDAERFRPFRTGLACVLHARAQDPARFAWRTEPYEFVAGVPAFDLLCGSAREREGIEAGATLAELARAFAPEERSFARRRAPYLRYAG, encoded by the coding sequence ATGCCTCGCCGCGCGAACGCCCGCCGGAAAGCCGCCGCCCCCCGGGGGGCCGAGCGCGGACGCGCGCGCGCGGCCGTGGTTCGCTCCGGCCTCGACGTGCTCGCCCGCGGCCGCTTCCGGGCGCTGCGGGGACGGCGGGTCGGCCTCGTCTGCAACCCCACGGCGGTCACGGCCGAGCTCGTGCACGCGGCGGACCTGCTCCACGGCGCGTCCGGCGTCGAGCTCGCCGCGCTGTTCGGCCCCGAGCACGGCGTCCGGGGCGACGCGCAGTACATGGCGGCGGTCGGGGGCGAGCGCGACCCGCGCACCGGCGTCGCGGTCCACTCGCTCTACGGCGAGACCCCCGAGTCGCTGAAGCCGTCTCCCGAGGCCCTCGACGGGCTCGACGCGCTCGTCTTCGACATCCAGGACGTCGGCGCCCGCTACTACACGTACCAGGCGACGATGATGCTCTGCATGGAGGCGGCCGCCGACGCGCGGGTGCCGTTCGTCGTGCTCGACCGGCCGAATCCGATCGGCGGTGTGCTGGTCGAGGGGCCGCGCCTCACGCCGGGGTTCGAGAGCTTCTGCGGCCTGCACGACCTCGCGCCGCGCCACGGCATGACCGTCGCCGAGCTCGCGCTGCTGTTCCGCGCGGAGCGGAGGCTCGACCTCGAGCTCGAGCTCGTGGCCTGCGAGGGCTGGCGGCGGGAGAGGTCGTTCCGCGAGACGGGGCTCCCCTGGGTGTTCCCGTCGCCGAACATGCCGACGCCGGAGGCGGCGCTCGTGTACCCGGGCATGTGCCTCCTCGAGGGGACGAACCTCTCCGAGGCGCGGGGCACCACCCGCCCCTTCGAGCTGTTCGGGGCGCCCTGGCTCGACGCGCCCCGGCTCGTCGCCGACCTCGCGCGCGAGCGGCTCCCCGGCGTCCGCTTCCGCCCGGCGAGCTTCGTGCCGACCTGGGACAAGCACACGGGCGTCCGGTGCCACGGCGTCGAGCTGTTCGTCACGGACGCCGAGCGCTTCCGGCCGTTCCGGACCGGCCTCGCCTGCGTGCTCCACGCGCGGGCCCAGGATCCCGCGCGGTTCGCCTGGCGCACCGAGCCGTACGAGTTCGTCGCCGGCGTGCCCGCCTTCGACCTGCTCTGCGGCTCGGCGCGAGAGCGCGAGGGGATCGAGGCGGGGGCCACGCTGGCGGAGCTCGCGCGGGCGTTCGCGCCGGAGGAGCGCTCCTTCGCGCGGCGGCGGGCGCCCTACCTCCGGTACGCGGGCTGA
- a CDS encoding metallophosphoesterase: MRIGLASDTHGNLDALARAFERFERAGAEQVFFLGGRHADVDGVLARRRRGTPDPIAARIVRVASRACPEGVSGEVPRTHVDLVEGRICCLVHDKADLSRDDIANASVFFHGNSARAGIVQIGPRCFVTPGHLRGDAPPDAPATFAIAELTDRDVVLTVYSAGGAELRTERCAPTAQGRMSVK; the protein is encoded by the coding sequence TTGAGGATCGGGCTCGCAAGCGACACTCACGGCAACCTCGACGCGCTCGCGCGCGCCTTCGAGCGCTTCGAGCGCGCCGGCGCGGAGCAGGTCTTCTTCCTGGGCGGGCGGCACGCGGACGTGGACGGCGTGCTGGCCCGGCGCCGGCGCGGCACGCCCGATCCCATCGCCGCGCGCATCGTGCGCGTCGCGAGCCGGGCTTGCCCGGAGGGCGTGAGCGGCGAGGTCCCCCGCACTCACGTCGATCTCGTCGAGGGGCGCATCTGCTGCCTGGTCCACGACAAGGCGGACCTCTCGCGGGACGACATCGCGAACGCCTCCGTCTTCTTCCACGGCAACAGCGCGCGCGCCGGCATCGTGCAGATCGGGCCGCGCTGCTTCGTGACGCCGGGGCACCTCCGCGGCGACGCGCCCCCGGACGCGCCGGCCACCTTCGCGATCGCCGAGCTCACGGACCGCGACGTCGTCCTCACCGTCTATTCGGCCGGCGGCGCGGAGCTGCGCACCGAGCGCTGCGCGCCCACGGCGCAGGGCCGGATGTCGGTGAAGTGA
- the nadD gene encoding nicotinate (nicotinamide) nucleotide adenylyltransferase — protein MARRTPGGARARAGGGRAVAILGGSFNPPHVAHLMAAYWALATQDVSEVWLLPSYQHPFGKALAPFDDRVRMCELAARAIRGVAVCTAEAELAGDPLVGKTARTLEHLHAKHPDHRFTLVVGADILPDTDKWYRWDRVQELARVVVVGREGYPPVPGAPTLPAISSTLVRERLARGEDVSGLVARSVREYVEQRGLYR, from the coding sequence ATGGCGCGGCGGACGCCGGGCGGCGCGCGCGCGCGCGCGGGCGGAGGGCGAGCGGTCGCGATCCTCGGCGGCTCCTTCAACCCGCCGCACGTGGCCCACCTCATGGCGGCGTACTGGGCGCTCGCGACGCAGGACGTCTCGGAGGTCTGGCTCCTCCCCTCGTACCAGCACCCGTTCGGCAAGGCGCTCGCGCCGTTCGACGACCGGGTCCGGATGTGCGAGCTCGCCGCGCGCGCGATCCGCGGCGTGGCCGTGTGCACCGCCGAGGCCGAGCTCGCCGGCGATCCGCTGGTGGGGAAGACCGCGCGCACCCTCGAGCACCTCCACGCGAAGCATCCGGATCACCGCTTCACGCTCGTGGTCGGCGCGGACATCCTGCCGGACACGGACAAGTGGTACCGCTGGGACCGCGTCCAGGAGCTGGCGCGCGTGGTGGTGGTGGGGAGGGAGGGGTACCCGCCGGTGCCGGGAGCCCCCACGCTGCCGGCCATCTCGTCCACCCTGGTGCGCGAGCGGCTCGCCCGGGGGGAGGACGTCTCGGGGCTCGTCGCGCGGAGCGTGCGGGAGTACGTCGAGCAGCGCGGGCTGTATCGCTAG
- a CDS encoding DUF4442 domain-containing protein: protein MGESLRTRVERLGFNLFPAYRGSGGRVTFIAHDWREVRVELPLSRRTRNYVGTIFGGSIYAAVDPIYMLMLIRCLGAGFVVWDKAAAIRFLRPGRSTLRATFTLPEEETDAIRTALEAARSVDRVYTVRLVDGQGTVCAEVDKTLYVRRREGGTGR from the coding sequence ATGGGCGAATCCCTCCGCACCCGCGTCGAACGCCTCGGCTTCAACCTGTTCCCCGCCTACCGGGGGAGCGGCGGCCGGGTGACGTTCATCGCGCACGACTGGCGCGAGGTGCGGGTGGAGCTGCCGCTCTCGCGCCGCACGCGCAACTACGTGGGCACCATCTTCGGCGGCTCGATCTACGCCGCCGTCGATCCCATCTACATGCTCATGCTCATCCGGTGCCTGGGCGCTGGCTTCGTCGTGTGGGACAAGGCCGCGGCGATCCGGTTCCTGCGGCCGGGCCGCTCCACGCTGCGCGCCACGTTCACGCTGCCGGAGGAGGAGACCGATGCCATCCGGACGGCGCTCGAGGCCGCGCGCTCGGTGGACCGCGTCTATACGGTGCGGCTCGTGGACGGGCAGGGGACCGTCTGCGCCGAGGTCGACAAGACGCTGTATGTCCGCCGGAGGGAGGGCGGCACCGGGCGCTGA